The sequence CACCAAAATACACCAATCTCCTTGATACCACAACTCAACGCCACAATGTCAATAGAGGCTGCCCTTGCAGAGATAGATGCTCTGAAGCCAGGCGAACAATTCACGTATACAGCAGTTGCAAAAAAACACAGTGTTGTAAGATCTACGTTGTCGCGAAGGCACTGAGCCATTTGCGCAGCTCCTATTAACAAGAACATTAACCAGCAACAGTTGATGCTACaacaggagatagagcttgtAAAGTACATAGAATTGCTTACTGCCtgttacttactacctacacaAGAGATAATCCAGAATTTCGCGTCACTAATAGCCCAAAATCCAGTCTCCGAGAGCTGGGTTACGCgctttattaacaagtactccATCTATCTCATCTCGCGTTACTCAACTGGGATGGATCGCTAACGTTACAACGCGGATTCCTACAATAAATACAAGCTCTATTTTAAACTACTGCAGCACAAAATCTCTGAATACTCTATTGAGAGTCGCTACACATACAATATggataagaagggcttcaTGATTAGGGTCACAGGTAGAACAAAACACGTCTTTAGCAAGCGTATGTGGATAAAGGGAGAGGTTAAATTATTTATCTAAGATAGTAATTGGGATTGGCAGACGCTTATAGCATGTGTATGTGCTAATAGATCAGTAGTGCCGCTAGGCCTCATCTACAAGTCCTCTAAAAACACCATCAAATCAGGCTGGGTAGCCGAAATCAAACCAGGGGTACACTCTGTGATAGTTACATCATCTGCCTTAGGGTGGtcaaatagggatataggccttgcCTGGCTTGAACAGGTGTTTGATCGCTACACTAAGGACAAGGCACAAAGCCAATGGCGGCTATTGATCTTAGATGGCTATGGATCACACGTCATAATGGATTTTATTAACTATTGTGACAACAACAGGATACTCCTAGCTGTGTTACCTCCTCACTCAACTCAGACGCTTCAACCACTTGATGTGGTGCTGTTTAAACCTCTATCAACAGCATACTCAAAAGCACTCACAACGTGGATCTATAAGTCTCAAAACAAGTCATTAATTACAAGAGCAGACTTCTTTCGACTATTCTGGCAGGCGTGGGTGAGTAGCTTCACagaaaagctaatacttaagtcctttgaGGCAACGGGTATAGAACCACTTAAACCTAACGTTATCCTCCGCCGCTTTGTTAAAACACCAGAGACCTCAGATTCAGATAAGAGCTCATCCTCTGTTTACAGTAACGAAGATTGGCTCAAAATGGAGTCGTTGTTGCGGCGTGTTGCCAAAGATCAGGGCAGCAGTGACGCCAAAAAGATGGGACAATCGATCCACCACATCTCAGTTAAAGCCTCACTCCTCCAACACGAGGTAGATGGCCTCAAAAAGACGTTGaagacgcagaagaagcacaagaagaagaataaaaCCTTAGATCTACAACAACAGGAGGAATACCATAGTGGTGCTGTGTTTTGGTCTCCTTTAAAAGTAAGAGAAGCACGCTTCCGTGAAAGGATAAAACAACAAGAGGAGAGAgaggagaggcttagaaaagcgactaataaggaagtagcagccgCCAAGAAGCttgttaaggagaaggagaaggaggagaagcgtGTGGCGAGAGAGGTGGCCAAGGAGGTGcgagagaaggagaaggctgaGGCAGCGATCCAAAAAGCCGAACGGCAGGCTGAAAAGCAACGTCAACAACAAGAGCGCAACACTGCAAAAGCTACACAACTGTCCCAAAAGGGGAAGAGAAAAGCTTTACAAGCAACCTAGCCAAAAAAGCGTCAAAAACGTGGTTAAAATAGTAATGTTGGTGATGGTAGTCCTGCGGCGCGGCCCCCATCTCCTCCACCCAAAACCACAACACGTGGCCGCAACGTCAGACTACCAGCAAAATTCaaatagtacatctttttCGCAAGCAATCAATTACTACTACACCTTAGTTTCTCGTGataatagctgttgtggGTGGCTCAATAGCCTCACCCTGTTTTGGTGTGATTTGGTGCTGGCGTGCATCACGCGAATCCGTgcatcacgcgcacggacatggTAGTGCTTATTGTTGTGGGTCATGCACGGCAAGGGGCCGTCAGCTTAGCTACCTTATCGCCGGCTGCAGACCCCTGTTCCGCGCATAAGCACCGTAGCTTGTTTTACGCGGCGCTTGGCTGCAGGCCACCACGACCATCTACGGGACGTCAATGAACGTTCCTTTGTAAGGGGTGTCATGACATAAAGACTACGCCACAAGCCGGTCAGCTCCAAGATAAGCGAAGTCGTATACCCTGCTGCGTTGATTGCATTCAGACGGTGACAGTATGGTACTATGATGTACACTACTCCAACCAAGGTACCCAAGGTGTCCCGTTGTCCAAGAGTGACGCAGCTTCCTTACCTCAACAGTGTCCAGCGGGGCAACCGAGACCCGTACCCCACCGGTGTCCTCCAACCCCCAGTAATGACAAAGCGCAATTAATCGTTCCACCAATTCCCTCGCCAGCCACCATTCCAGCAGCAACGGCAATGCCGAATTCTTCAAAAGCTTGGAAATGCTTCCAACGCCAAGCATTAGCCACAATCGTGCCTATGGCCATGGTCAACCCGTACTGTGGTGCTGGCACAGTGAACGCCAAGGCTACCATCATCATGTTTGGGTAAAATCTTCGCGCAGCCGCCCACCTGCCCTTCAACAAGAACTGCTCCACAGCAACCATCACGCAACCGACAACAGCAAACACCAACGAGAATTCCCGGCTCGATGCAGAGACGGGAAGGTGTGGTTCGCTAGCCGCTACTGCCACAGCTTTCCAAGACGCAATTCCCGGAGCCGGAAACTCGCAGTCGTCTTTCGATGCATCGATGATGCAAGGATAGGCTGTGGTGAAGAGCACAAAGATGCTGGGAGTGACCAGACATGCGCCGAGCGTACCTGAGTGGGACAAGACGTTAGCGGATTATTCCTGTGCGAGGGATAGTTCCGTGAATCAGTCGACCGCTTGTATCGGCAGCCGGTCTGCTCGTCAAGAGCCTTTTCTTGCATGTTGAGGCATCCTTTGCCCAGGCTTCTCGGCAAGCGCAAAGACAGCAGATTGTCGACCATCACCTAGGACTACATACCGATAATTTGCGCTAGAAATTGCGGTCCAGGCGGTGTACGCAAGAGGAAACCAACCCTGAAGTCGCTTATGAGGTCTAGATCGAATTAGGAACTCCTCTCAGTCGTTCACATGTCATAGATCTGACCTGTAGCGTGATTCGCGCCCATACTAGTGAGCGCACCCCCGATTAGATTGATACGTTCGGTCTCCTGAACAGAGGATCCTGATGCGCGGGCCATGGCGCCTAGGGTAACTTGAGATACCTTTGATACTGTCGTGATTGGAGTGGTGTCTTTACAAAGATCAGCTTTCAATTGTTCGTACAAAGTGCTGAGTTGCTCACCAGTAGCACCTGTTGCCTGGATTGTGATCAAGGACATAAGGAATGCAAGTACAAGCGCTACAACAGTCTCCAGTATAGACATTTGGAACTGGCTTTTTGTTAAGATGCAGGCTGCGACAATCACGAACAATAGGGAAGACCCCCAAGCCGTGAGGCTGAAGGCTTCGTTCTTCTCGGAACAGGGCGTTTCCTCATCCTCGGTCTCGTTGCCGTTTCCAGATTCCAATCTGGTATAGTCGTACTGCGTTCGACCAATCAAACGTGCGATGACTGGTATCGAGGCTACAGCAGAGGTACGTAGGAGATTCCAAAGAACCCGGCCTTGGAAAGCAAGTTTGAGAAAAGCTACTGTGAGCATACACACAACACCCGGCCAGAGAAGCCAGTATCGCGCGCTAGGATGTTCAGCGTTGGCAAAGCCGTCTGACATGATCGTGTAGGAGGTAAGCCCAGACCAGTATGGATCTTTAGAAACAGGCTGGCCAAAAGCTAGACCACGCGAGACGAGATATGGCCCCATGACTCCCCTGCATCCCGGATGTGTCAGTAGGTTTTTGAGGAAAAGATTGCAGCTATACGTACCATACCAAGACAGATCCAGCGAAGAATGAGCATACTACGTTCGGAGACACTATCATGCCAGTACCTACCATGGCTGGAGAGAGTTCAAGAACCCATCCCCAACTCTCGGCCGCGATTGCGAAAGTGGAGACCATATTGAGGCTTCTCAGCCAGCCGAATATATGCCAGTCCTGCTCGTCGTCAGTTATTTCCAGTGCTGACCTGTAGTATAGACGTGGCCGCGCTGTTACCAATAGTATACCCTTTGCGTACTGTGACACCACAGAATGTGTCATTGCGACGAGGAAACTGATGAGTGCATATTTCATACGCCTTCCAGCAATCTTCGTTCCGCTTGCTGCAGCATGCATATTGCGAATTGTGACCGCCGTAGCCATGGCAGTTGGAAAGACCAGGTTGAGCTCTCTGGCAACATTCTGTATGAAGAATTTCCGTACTCTACAAGTCAGCATGCTAGCACTCGCTCGAGTATAGCTCATGACTTACACGGGTAGACCGACAACAGTCCAAAAAATCCGCCAATAGCAGTCAACATGACAATCATCAGAAAGTCTTGTGACGGTGTTTTCAGCAATTCCAGTTGGTATAGGGCAGGGATGGCCGAAACAAACGTTGCTGACATGCCACCCGATGCAGTTGCAACCGTTTGAACAATGTTATTCTCGTGTGGTCCGAAGGGAAGCTCCGATGATGCAGCCCATTTCTTCAATACCGAGAAGCCAACGATTGACTATTTCATCCTACAAATCAGCGAAAATATTGAAGTGCAAATCATCTCGAGCAATAAATGAACCCTCGCACACGGAAGTGATAAGGACAAGGTAGCTAACCTACACCAAGTCTATTTGCAATCAGAAAAAAGACTATTCGAGGTATAAAAAGGTTTATAAGGCAGCTCACATATTCGCAGACGACATCCACCCAGTTCTTAAACCGAGGTAGATGTTTGAAGCATTAACAAGTGTGCCGCATAGCATGCCCACCACCACGGCTCTTAAGGTGATGATATCTTTCGATGAAGAATCGCCAATGTCTTGCAGAGGTACAAAGGGATCTGCTGCAACATCTCCCATATTGTGATATACCGACTGTATCTCGTTCCAATTGGCCTCTCTGTTCAATCGCGTGTCGTCTGAATCTCCAAACAAAAAGAGCTCTACAGCCAGAATATGGCAGAGGGCGGGATTTGGAGTATACTACGTGATGTACGGAGGTATGGGCCTCACACCGGGCCGAGCGGTTGCGCGGGTGCAACCCAATTGTATCCGAATGTACATAAGCAGGTGCAATGTCGGTGCATGGCTTTCACCGCATGACGCTTATGCACAGTAACTAAACTCCATTCACCTTGGGTTTAGCGCTGACTCCAACCACTCTTGTCAGCGCGTTGTCGAATGCGTCAGAGATGCTGAGTGCGTTTCTGTTCAGTCACTGTTACCGGTGTGCGAAATTGGCATCGGTTACTCCGGTCCTTTAAGTGCTGATGAGACCTACGTCGCGCTTTGGAGGAAATGGTCTCGGCGGTCTTATGACGAGATAATTAATTTCTGAATTGCGATGACGACACACAGTGGTGAAGTTCAAAGTCACGTGACGTAGACATATTGGTCACGAGGATTCAAAGTACCGTCTTGCACATGCGCAGGCATAATTGATGTTGGACTACCTGCAAAATTGCTCCAAGCCTTGTGAAAGGAAGTGCCAATGGACCTAGTCGCTTTCCTATCCACGCCATGTCGCGTCGCCTAGTAAAAGGTACCATATAGATGTCGTCTACAAATCCTCCTGACCCCAAGAACAACTCTATATCATATGTTCTCTAGATAATACCACGGAGTTCCAAGTCGAAAGCGTGCTTTCATAGCAAGTGCCTTGAGTGCAGGGAACCACTAGATGGAAGCAATCAGTATCATGCTAATCAAGAGGATGTTGTAATCTGAGTAACTCACCGGCGTACCGAAACCCGTTGTTGGATCCCAGCCCTTCAATGCTGGGAAACCGGACGAATTGCAACCCAGATTTGATCCCCAAGTCACATCTGTGAATGCACGATGACCAACAGCATATAGCCACGGATTAAGAAAACCTAACGGTGGGCGTCCTTCAGCCTCTAAAGCGTCGTTCACGAGGGCAATGATAGATGCGACGGTTGGTGTGGACGCGCTGGTGCCATCTTGTAAACGAGCGGTCCCATTATATATCACCGCGTAATGATAACCCATAGCAGAGAGATCCGGAAACGCTCTACCATTCGGATTGTAAAACCCAGCGTACGTATCACCCAGCTGATCAAGATACGCTTCTACAGCATCACGTTGATACGCCGGTCGCGCGAAGATGTTACTAAACCCCCCGCCACTGGAAAAGTTGTTGCGAGCATCGAAGGCAACGATTTCTGGCTCGAGGAAGCGTGTGGCTCCGACGGCGGTAACGTAGGGACAACTAGCGGGGAATGATGGTGCAAATTTTTGGCCTTGTCCGTCTTCGTTGCCACATTGATCTTGTCTGCCGACGCCGTAGTCGCCACTTGCTACCAACACGGTCACACCTCGCGCTCCTAGTTGAGCGAATTCCGCGCAGACGCGACGGGCATAGTCAACGGGTACGGACTTTTCGTCTTCGGCGTAGGAAATCGATATTACGGAGGGTACGCGATCAAGTGTTTTCATATACCGTAGCCATGTGAGATAGGGCTCGTTACTATTCTTCGTATGATTGCCCACGATCTTGAACGGTGGTTTTCCGCCGACGTTGTAAAGGGACAGGGGAAGTGGCCAGCTGATACCGAGCACGGTTTGTGCATCTAGAGCGCCTTCGTATCCTTTGTGTGCTTTCATTTGCTCTGGTGTGTTGGGCGATTGCTGATCTTCTGCTCCGGCGATAAGAGTGACGTTGAAAGCTTCATCGGCTCCACCGGCAGCTGCGTCTGGATGGTATTTTTCGAGGAATAGTCGCACGTCTGAGCGGTTGGCGCTTTCGCCTATGAAATTGACAATTCCTACTCCAGCCTTTTTGTCGTTATGCACGTGATAGTCGTTGGTGCCGTAGAGAACGCGAAGGCAGAGTGGTGCTATGGCTACACGGTTGCATGCTTGCATAACTGAAGGGTTCGCCGGTAGATCAGCCGCCGCTGGTATCTCCATCTTGCCCCGTTCAAGTATGTCTTCCTCGACGAGCTCCTGATAAGTCGGCATCCGATCTTCATCTTCCCATGGTGTTTCTGGAGCTCTGTAAAATAGCTGAGCTTGGGGTCGCATAAACGAAGTTGTGGGTTCTATCACATCGACAACGTCTGCGATGTCTTGTGGCAACGACCACTCCAGTGTGCGTATAACCGTGTCGCCATGCTCGGCATGTTTGTATACGTAGTATTTTGCCTGTAAGAGGCGCTCGAGGCTATACACCGGTATCGATACGTATATCCAGTCACCCGCTGCTGAAATATCGATTGCTGATGTTTTTACTACCGTGCATGTAGATAACCAGCTGAAAAGCGTTTCATGGGAGCCATCAACGGGCTTGACAAGTGTCTGAATCCGTTCAGAAGATAACCACTGGCCATAGTCGGAATGGGACGGGTCGGAAGCTGTATATGATATCAGTGTCCATTGCTTTATTGACTTCCAGCTAGGTTCTTTACCTTGTCCCAGGAGCTTCTCTAATTCCTCAAATCGATGCTGTTTGAGGCCGATGGATATTTCTAGAACCTCATACGGCGGTGCGCGCCCGACTAGTTCCCATTGCGACAAGGGTTTCACTCCTCCTTTCAGAATTCGGGACGTGGTCGCCGACACATGGCCCGCACGtatgaagaagaagaagaagaagagcaatAAAAGATACCAAGATTTCCTTGAGTGTATCTTCATGGTTTCTCAAAAGACTTGATGTTGTGTGCACCTCAAACATCAGGTTCATCACTACGCTATCCTCGGTGTCGAGAAGTGGCGATGCGTCATGTGATCCTGCTTTTCTGCCTGCCGCCGTAGTCAGCAAGATTATCATGCGATCCGCAGGCATACCACGCTTAACGAATAAGAGGAGAAAGAAGCTTACTTAGGCTTAATTCGGGAAATGCTGGTAATGCACAGTCAACGCACTTCCTGCAGAGTCAAGCTCGCGCAACGGGCCGTTCGCGCTAGTACCAGTCTGACATATGGGTGGTCATGCATGTCAGACTATGCATCATCAACAAGAGCAACGACTAAAATCACAAACGGATGCCTCTTGATTTTGCAGCTCTGAGTGCTGCGATAAATGGACGTACTACTCTTACGCTATTTTCGTGCAGCACTTACTTGCTCCATGCCCACACTTGACACGCCAATCTCAAGCCCACCAACATGGCGTTTCGAAAATCAAGTCTCTTCCTACTCATCTTGCATATAATATCACTTGCACTCGCGGAACCCGTGCAATACTGTCGTTTCGGTCACCGCTCTAATGCCGTCGACTTCTGCATGGGCGTCACCATGCACCACAACCACACATCCGGCGCCCACGACATGTACATGAGCTTCGCCGTAACACGATCATCTCATCTAGGCTGGACCGCCATTGGTACAGGCCCTAGCATGAAGGGAGCTCTCATGTTCATCATGTACGGCGATCCTGGCTCGGGCGTTGATCCGATACTGAGCATCCGTACGGTTGACGGACACAATCAACCGCGAGAAATTACACCGCACGACATGGGCGGCTCGGATATAAGGGTTTTACAATCGATGTGGATGCCGGCGGAATCTCGCGATTCACCTACTTCACATACGCATTCGGATGGCACAGCTATGTATGAGGCTAGAATGGCTGTTGTATGCTACGCTTGCACGCGGTGGCCTGGATCACCGATACTAGCATCAAGCTCATCCCAGGCCTGGATTTGGGCATGGAACGACCAGCAAGAATTACCAGTTTACTCCTTTGACGCCAATCTTCAGATGCATAAGCATCACGCTGGCAACGGGGGGTGGGGTGTCTTCTACATGGACCTGGTGCGTTCTGTGAGCGACGCGGTGAGAAGACCGTCTCTTCCGCCGTTGCGACTGGGAATCTCGACGCTGGGAACATCAGATACACCGATTGGTGCCTCGGGGCTGTTGGCCTCGCTAAAGGCCAACGCACTTGTCAATGCCCATGGCTTCTTTATGGGCGCTGCATTCATGTTGTTGTTCCCGGTGGGGGTAGTAGCGATCCGATCGGGATCAACAAAGGCTTTCAAGTATCACTGGGTGATTCAGGTAGTTGCCATGTGCTTTGTGGTTGTAGGGGTTGTCACTGGTCTCAAAATTAGTGGCAACAAGATCACGGTTCCTCATCAATGGGTAGGTTTGTTCGTTGCAGTCGCTCTTGTAGTCCAGAGCGTGCTAGGTCACCGCCATCATGTCTTGTTTTTGCGTATCAAGCAGCGAACCTGGATATCACATTCTCATATTTGGTTGGGGCGCTTGGTACTGTTTGCCGGTGCTGGGAATATATTAAGCGGGATGATACTAGTTGGTCAGGGTAGACTTTTCACTTCCCTTGTGGGTGGTTTTGTTTTTCTAGAACTAGTTGGACTTGGTCTCTGGCCGTGGATAGTGAAGCGACGTACCAAAAGATAGTGGCCCTGAAACGAATTGGATCTTGTAACTCAGCTGCAAATATTAGCAATGGCTATATGCATTATCGTGGCATAAGACATTCTCTGTTCTTTCTCTGCACGTGGTACGTGAAGTTGTTCACAAAACGACCGGTTATTTGATGTTTCCTTCGTCACTTCTAAACGAGAAATCTAGACATCGCCATTTTTCATCACACCAACTATCGTGTGGCGCAGTATCGACTCAATCATAATTCTCTAGATTGATTTGCTACCTCAGGACATCTGAGCCAAATAGATCCTCTCTAAGAAAATCTTACTAACAGGCTACCATGGGGGATGGCGCTAATTTCTTCGAAACACGAGGAACATGAAACAATCATAAGTGACGTCTTACACGCTACCCTTCCTTTGGCGAACAGACCGGATGTACTCAATCATATTCTTTTGAGGCTTGCGGTTGCCGGCTAGGATTTCCTTTTTGTTATGCGCAACCATGTTATCTTCGCCTGTAATAGCATAATCTAGCTATTCTTACGTGGAACTAGCGCATCAGACCCAAATAGAAAATGCTGGCAGCGAAGAAGGAATATGTATAGCCAGTGGCGAAACTGTGTATGTGTTAATCCGCAGAAATtgactttattaaggtgcgTTGGTAATCTTACGGATGTCTACCTCCGCTAGAGATATCGATTGTGTTTAGAGAGACGCTTTTCATAAAGCCGGGGAGTGGAGGTGCAGAGCCTATAATAAaagcctataataagagCGAAGAATAAGCGCCAATCTGTAGCGTATTTAGCCAAGTAGCAATTTATGGCGTCAAGGTGAAATATTAGTTGAGTAAAACAATAACACTATAACTTAGGAAGTAAGTCTACAGAAGATTCTCCTTTATACACTTTCTCTAGTACAATCTTAAACTTACTCTAGCACGATCTTACTATAGCATAACTGACTTAGCTATATTCTCTCCAGAACTAGTATGTAGCTACTTTTTAGGCATAGTTCTGTTACATTGTGAGATTTTGCTCTGTTCAGCAATTCAAATGGTAATTTACTCGAGCGCCTCTTACGTCAGAAATAAATCGAAATTTGTTCCAGGGCCAAAGTTAAAAGCATCTGCCATGAGTGTGCCCCAGTCCTCCAGAAAGTCTGGCGATTGCTGAAAGTCTGAACCTCCGAAAACGCTGGCATCTTCATCATTCTGCCTGTACCTTACCAAATTTTCGAGCAATGGCAGGCAATAATTCCCTACCTCTTCTGCAGCCTTGAAAATTATCCCCGGCATTTTATTTTTGCTGATGTGTTGTCTGATCGCGTTTATCTGCGCAGACAAAACGGAGAGAAGCATGTGTCCTTTGATACTCGTCTCACCAGCCTTAATGCATTGCAGGTACCAGTCTGCGGCATCTTCGACTATGCTGAGCAAATCTGGCCGTATATTGATATCACTAATGCTGTCTTCTTGATACAAGGCGCGTAGCTCAACACCCAATAATGACGCGGACTGGAAGGCGAAAGCGCGAAAGAACCCAGAGCCACAACTACAGAGCCGTGCCAAATCGTCTTCTCCGTATTGGAACGATGGGTTCCCAGTGAGAGCACGGGATGAGCCTGCCAGTGACCAGAGCTTGAGTGACGAATCTACCACAGTCTTCCTTGCGTAAGCGTAAATAGCTTCGTTTAATGATGCCGAAAAGAATTGTAAATGAAGAGATGACATGTATCGAAGTAGAACAAAGTCCACCGTTTGTATTTCGAAACGTGTTGGCGCTGAAGCTGCATCGGCAGGGAATATCTGAATATCGGAACGCAATTTTTTGTAGGCAGCCCTAAGATCGCTATCAATCCGAAGTGTTTCGTGGTAAGTACCAGAGGAACAGAAGTCGTTAAGAAACTTGACAACGGCAAGACGAGCGGGCAGCGTCTGCCTGAGAGCCATTGCAATGGAAGCTTGTGTATAAAAGGAAGATGGTTTCGGTTCAGGTTTTGCAGCTTCCAGGTCTGCGTCGTTGAAATTACCTGGCGGCTTTGTGTCGAATTCGATCAGCGATATAAAGCATGGCCCACCAGAAACCAAACCCGACTGTAGGGAGATTTCCATTATTGTGTTCTATATCCGTCGTCTCATTTCGGCGTCGAAAACTGACATGTTTTGCAGCTGAGCAGGGTCTTTGTGCAAGCCCATGTAGACTGCAGATCGTACCACAGCCCCAGCAGATATCCAAATCAGCTCGCCACCAACATCAACGAGCTCACGAGTGAGCAGAACGAGGATGTTGTTCTGCAAGA is a genomic window of Ascochyta rabiei chromosome 16, complete sequence containing:
- a CDS encoding Tripeptidyl-peptidase I, with translation MKIHSRKSWYLLLLFFFFFFIRAGHVSATTSRILKGGVKPLSQWELVGRAPPYEVLEISIGLKQHRFEELEKLLGQASDPSHSDYGQWLSSERIQTLVKPVDGSHETLFSWLSTCTVVKTSAIDISAAGDWIYVSIPVYSLERLLQAKYYVYKHAEHGDTVIRTLEWSLPQDIADVVDVIEPTTSFMRPQAQLFYRAPETPWEDEDRMPTYQELVEEDILERGKMEIPAAADLPANPSVMQACNRVAIAPLCLRVLYGTNDYHVHNDKKAGVGIVNFIGESANRSDVRLFLEKYHPDAAAGGADEAFNVTLIAGAEDQQSPNTPEQMKAHKGYEGALDAQTVLGISWPLPLSLYNVGGKPPFKIVGNHTKNSNEPYLTWLRYMKTLDRVPSVISISYAEDEKSVPVDYARRVCAEFAQLGARGVTVLVASGDYGVGRQDQCGNEDGQGQKFAPSFPASCPYVTAVGATRFLEPEIVAFDARNNFSSGGGFSNIFARPAYQRDAVEAYLDQLGDTYAGFYNPNGRAFPDLSAMGYHYAVIYNGTARLQDGTSASTPTVASIIALVNDALEAEGRPPLGFLNPWLYAVGHRAFTDVTWGSNLGCNSSGFPALKGWDPTTGFGTPWFPALKALAMKARFRLGTPWYYLENI